Part of the Desulfolutivibrio sulfoxidireducens genome is shown below.
TGCGCAGCGCCGAATTCGTCAGCGAACTGCGCGGCAAGACCTTAAGCACCCCGAGGAAATAACCATGCCGGGCACAGTCACTGTCACATTGGTCAAAAGCGCCCATGGGCGTCCCCCCAAGCAGCGGGGGACCTTAAACGCCCTGGGACTGACGAAAATCCGCCAGGAACGGACGTTTACCAAAAACGAGACCGTTTTGGGCATGATCGCCAAGGTCGAGCACCTGGTCGAGGTGAGCGAGTCATGAAATTGCACGAACTGTATCCCTTTCCCGAGGAGCGCAAGTCCCGCAAGCGCCTGGGCCGCGGCCGGGGAACCGGCCAGGGCTGCACCGCGGGCAAGGGCAACAAGGGCCAGAACGCCCGCGCCGGCGGCGGGGCCCAGCCCTGGTTTGAGGGCGGGCAGATGCCCCTGGCCCGGAGACTGCCCAAGCGCGGCTTCAAGAACTTTGATTTCAAGGTGACCTATTCCCCGCTCAATCTGGACCGCCTGTTCACGGTCTTTGCCGGGAAAACCGAGATCACCCTGGAAGACATCTACGCCAGCGGGCTGTGCCCGAAGAATGCGGCGGTCAAGGTCTTAAGCCGCGGCGAGGGTGCCGCCGTGACCGTCGAGGCGCACAAGTTCAGCAAAAAGGCGGCCGAGAAGATCGCCGCCGCCGGCGGAAAGGCCGTGGCCCTGGAAGCGAAGACCGCTTCGGAAACCTCGTCCCCGTCATAGAAGGTAGAATCCGTGGCTTTGACTGGCGTTGAGAATCTGGCGCGGCTCCCGGAGCTTAAAAACAAGCTCCTGTGGACCTTTCTGCTTCTGGCCGTGTACCGGGTGGGCGTTCACGTGCCCGTTCCCGGCGTGGATGCGGCCGCTTTGGCAGACTTTTTCGAAACCGCCAAGAATACGCTTTTCGGGCTTTTCGACATGTTCTCGGGCGGCGCGCTCGGGAACGTGTCCATCTTTTCCCTGGGAATCATGCCGTATATCTCGGCCTCCATCATCATTCAGCTTCTGTCCGTGGTCAGCCCGGAACTGGCCCGGATGCAGAAGGAGGATGGCGCGGCCGGGAAAAAGAAAATGACCCAGTACACCCGCTACGGCACCGTGCTTATCTCCGTGGTCCAGGGCTTCGGCATCGCCGTGGGTCTGGAGAGCATGGCCAGCCCCACGGGCGCGCCAGTGGTTCTTGACCCGGGTTGGGGTTTCAAGCTCATGACCATGACCACCCTGTGCACGGGCACGGTCTTTCTCATGTGGCTGGGCGAGCAGATCACCGGCAAGGGCATCGGCAACGGCATCTCGCTGATCATCTTCGCCGGTATCGTGGCCGGGTTTCCCCGGGCCACCATCAACACCTTCCAGTTGCTCTCCGCCGGGGAACTGAGCCTTTTCGTGCTGCTTTTGCTGGTGGCCCTGATGGTGGCCGTCCTTGGGGTGATCATCTTTGTCGAGCGCGGCCAGCGACGCATTCCCATCCAGTACGCCAAGCGCATGGTGGGCCGGAAGATGTACGGCGGACAGACCACGCATCTGCCGCTTCGCATCAACACCGCCGGGGTCATTCCGCCCATTTTCGCCTCGTCCATCCTGCTTTTCCCGGCGACCATCGCCAACTTTTCCCAGGTGGCCTGGCTCAGTGACATCGCCCACTATTTCAGTCCGCAAAATGTCGTCTACAACCTGCTTTTCGTGGCCATGATCGTGTTTTTCTGCTACTTCTACACGGCGATCATCTTCGATCCCAAAGACATCGCCGAGAATCTGCGCAAGCAGGGCGGGTTCATTCCGGGCATTCGGCCCGGGGCCAAGACCAGGGAATACATCGACCGGGTGCTGACGCGCATCACCCTGTGGGGCGCCATTTACATCTCGGCGGTGTGCGTTTTGCCCATGATGCTCATCCAACATTTCAACGTCCCCTTTTATTTCGGCGGCACGTCGCTGTTGATCGTTGTCGGCGTGGCCATGGATTTCATGGGGCAGATCGAATCGTACCTTATTTCCCGGCAGTACGAGGGCCTCATGGCCAAGGGGAGAATCAAGGGCAGGAATTCGTTTTGAAGAAGTTTCGGGGGATATACCTCAAAAACGACAATGAGATCACCCTGCTGCGTGAGGCCGGGCGCATTGTCGCCGCCATCCTGGAGGAGTTGCGGATCCAGGTGGCCCCGGGCGTCACGACCATGGAGTTCGAGAATCTGGCCCTGGACCTGTGCGAGAAGTACAAGGTCAAGCCCGCGTTCAAGGGGTATCTCGGATATCCGTTCGCCCTGTGCTGCTCGGTCAACGAGGAAGTGGTCCACGGGTTCCCCTCCGGGAGGGTGCTTGTCGAGGGCGACTTGGTCAGCTTCGATATGGGGGTGGTGTACAAGGGGTTTTACGGCGATTCGGCCCTGACCGTTCCCGTTGGGCGGGTAGACGCCCGGGCCGAGGAACTTTTGTCCGTGACCCGGACCTCCTTGTTCGAGGGGATCGATCAGGCCAAGCTCGGCAATGACCTGTATGATATTTCCCGGGCCGTGCAGAAATATGTTGAAGGCCGGGGGTTCTCCGTGGTACGTCGTTTTGTTGGACATGGTATCGGAAAGCATCTCCACGAAAAGCCGGAGGTCCCCAACTTCGCCCCCCCCGGGGCCAGTCGGGTGCCCTTGCAACCCGGCATGGTGCTGGCCATCGAACCCATGGTCACGGCTGGCGGACCGGAAGTGGAGGTCCTGTCGGACAAATGGACCGCGGTAACCAAGGACCGCAGTCTTTCGGCCCATTTCGAGCACACGGTGGCCGTCACCAAACACGGCCCCGTGATTTTGAGCGTTCGGGACTAATTCCCGACCGGTCGCATGTCGCGTCGGTCGGACAACGGAGCAGCCAGGATGAAAGTCAAACCGTCGATAAAGAAATTGTGCGCCAATTGTAAAATCATCAAGCGTCACGGCGTGTTGCGGGTGATTTGCGACAATCCCCGGCACAAGCAGCGCCAGGGATAAGGGGGACTATCGTGGCCAGAATCGCTGGAGTTGATCTTCCCAGAAAGAAGCGGATGGATATCGCGCTGACGTATATCTACGGCATCGGCCGGGCCACGGCCCTGCGCATCCTCGACGTCACGGGCGTGGACTGGACCAAGTCCAGCGACGACCTGTCCGCCGAGGAGACCAACAACATCCGTAAGGAAATCGAGCAGAACCACAAGGTTGAGGGCGACCTGCGCCGGGATGTCTCCGCCAATATCAAGCGGCTCATGGACATCGGCTGCTACCGCGGGCTCAGGCATCGTCGCGGCCTGCCCGTGCGCGGACAGCGTACCCACACCAATTCGCGTACCCGCAAGGGGCCGCGCCGTTCGGTCATGAGCAAGAAAAAGAAGTAGCGGACCAATTCAGGTGACCGGGCGCCCCGGTATTCGGGGCGCGGCGCCAAACCCCCTTCGGAGCAAGTGACATGGCAAAACCCCGCCGTAGCGGCAAGAAAGAAAAAAAGAACATCCCTTCCGGGATCGCCCACATTCAGGCCACCTTCAACAACACCATCATCACCTTCACGGATTCGCGGGGGAACGTGGTGAGCTGGGCCACCTCGGGCAACGCGGGGTTCAAGGGGTCGCGCAAGTCCACGCCCTTCGCGGCCCAGATCGCCGCCGAGAACGCGGCGCGCAAGGCCCAGGAGCACGGCATGCGCACCGTCGGCATCCTGGTCAAGGGACCCGGGTCGGGGCGTGAGGCGGCCATGCGGGCCATCAACAACGCCGGATTCAGGGTCAGCTTCATCCGGGACATCACCCCCATTCCGCACAATGGCTGCCGTCCTCCGAAACGGCGCAGGGTCTAGGGTCGAAAGTCTCACGACATCAACTTTTCAGGGTCCGCGCGCCTTCGCCTCAAAGGCTTGGCGCGCCCAGGGCACGTCTCGATGGCCCGGACCGCCAGGTACTTATCAGGAGGTAACCCTTGGCACGTTATACTGGAGCGAAATGTCGCCTGTGCCGTCGCGAGGGCGCCAAGCTTTTTCTCAAGGGCGACCGGTGCTTCACCGACAAATGCGCCTACGAGCGCCGTCCCTACGCCCCTGGCCAGCATGGACGCATCCGCAAGAAGATGAGCGATTACGCCGTGCAACTGCGCGAGAAACAGAAGGTCCGCCGCATGTACGGCATTCTCGAGGAGCAGTTCCGGGCCTATTTCCAGCGCGCGGACATGAAAAAGGGCGTCACCGGCGACAACCTGCTCATCTTCCTCGAACGGCGCATGGACAACGTGGTCTACCGCATGGGGTTCGCCAACTCCCGCAACCAGGCCCGTCAGTTGGTGCGCCACGGGGTCATCACCCTCAATGGCAAACGCGTCACCGTGCCCTCCATCCAGGTGAAAACCGGCGACGTGATCGGCATCCGCGATCAGAACCGCGAGTCGCCCATCATCAAGGAAGCCCAGCAGGTCATCGCCCGTCGTGGTTGTCCCTCCTGGGTCGAGGTCGACGGCGCGGCCCTTAAGGGCAAGGTCAACGCCATGCCCACCAGGGAAGACATTCAGTTCCCCATCAACGAGCAGCTCATCGTCGAGCTGTACTCCAAGTAAGAGGCGCGTTTTCGCGTCGCAAGGTGTCGAACATGCTCATCCGAAACGGCGACAGGCTGATCAACACCCGCAACTGGGCCGAACTCGTCAAGCCCGAGAAACTCGTGCGCGAGCTCAAGGCCAGTTCCAATTACGGGCGCTTCATCTGCGAGCCCCTGGAGCGCGGTTTCGGAACCACGCTCGGAAATGCGCTTCGCCGGGTCCTCTTGTCCTCGCTTCAGGGGGCGGCCATCGTGGCCGCCAGGATCGAGGGCGTGCAGCACGAGTTCACCACCATCCCCGGAGTCATTGAAGACGTCACCGAAATCGTGCTCAACTTAAAGCAGGTCAGATTGGCCATGGCCAGCGAGGACCCCCAGCGGCTGGTCCTTTCGTCCAACACCAAGGGCGTGGTCACGGCCGCGGCCATCAAGGAGAATCAGCACGTCACCGTGCTTGATCCCGAGCAGCACATCGCCACCCTCTCCGAGGATCGCGAATTCCGGGTCGAACTCGACGTGCGCATGGGCAAGGGATACGTGCCCGCCGACATGCACGAGGGACTCGAAAACGAGATCGGCCTGATCCTGCTCGACGCCAGTTATTCCCCGGTCAAGAAGGTGGCCTACACCGTGGACCAGGCTCGTGTCGGACAGATGACCAACTACGACAAGCTCGTTCTCGACGTGTGGACCGACGGCTCCATCTCCCCTGATGACGCCGTTTCCTACAGCGCGAAGATACTCAAGGAACAGCTTACGGTCTTTATCAACTTCAACGAAAACGAATCCGAGGCCGAAAGCGCCCGTCGCGCCAACGACATCGAGCTCAATCCCAACCTCTTCAAAAGCATCGACGAGCTTGAACTCTCCGTGCGGGCCACCAATTGCCTGAAAAGCGCCAACATCACCCTGGTTGGCGAACTGATGCAACGCTCTGAAAACGAGATGCTCAAGACCAAGAACTTCGGCAAGAAGTCCCTTGAGGAGATTCGTCGGGTCCTCGAGGATATGGGCCTGGAGTTCGGCATGAGGCTGGATAATTTCGAGCAGAAATATCAAGAATGGGTGAAGAGGAAGCAAGTCGATGAGGCATAACAAATCCGGCCGCAAGCTTGGCAGAAACGCCTCGCATCGCAAGGCCCTTTTCCGGAATATGGCCCGCTCGCTGATGACCTTCGAGCGCATCCGCACCACCGAGCAAAAGGCCAAGGAACTGCGCAGGGTGGCCGAAGGTCTGGTGGCCCTGGCCCTGAAAGACGATCTGCACGCCCGGCGCGAGGCCTACAAGGTCCTTGGCAACCATCAGTTGGTGGCCAAGCTCTTCAACGAGATCGGGCCGCGTTTTGTCGGCGTGTCCGGAGG
Proteins encoded:
- the rpmJ gene encoding 50S ribosomal protein L36, with protein sequence MKVKPSIKKLCANCKIIKRHGVLRVICDNPRHKQRQG
- a CDS encoding DNA-directed RNA polymerase subunit alpha encodes the protein MLIRNGDRLINTRNWAELVKPEKLVRELKASSNYGRFICEPLERGFGTTLGNALRRVLLSSLQGAAIVAARIEGVQHEFTTIPGVIEDVTEIVLNLKQVRLAMASEDPQRLVLSSNTKGVVTAAAIKENQHVTVLDPEQHIATLSEDREFRVELDVRMGKGYVPADMHEGLENEIGLILLDASYSPVKKVAYTVDQARVGQMTNYDKLVLDVWTDGSISPDDAVSYSAKILKEQLTVFINFNENESEAESARRANDIELNPNLFKSIDELELSVRATNCLKSANITLVGELMQRSENEMLKTKNFGKKSLEEIRRVLEDMGLEFGMRLDNFEQKYQEWVKRKQVDEA
- the secY gene encoding preprotein translocase subunit SecY, which encodes MALTGVENLARLPELKNKLLWTFLLLAVYRVGVHVPVPGVDAAALADFFETAKNTLFGLFDMFSGGALGNVSIFSLGIMPYISASIIIQLLSVVSPELARMQKEDGAAGKKKMTQYTRYGTVLISVVQGFGIAVGLESMASPTGAPVVLDPGWGFKLMTMTTLCTGTVFLMWLGEQITGKGIGNGISLIIFAGIVAGFPRATINTFQLLSAGELSLFVLLLLVALMVAVLGVIIFVERGQRRIPIQYAKRMVGRKMYGGQTTHLPLRINTAGVIPPIFASSILLFPATIANFSQVAWLSDIAHYFSPQNVVYNLLFVAMIVFFCYFYTAIIFDPKDIAENLRKQGGFIPGIRPGAKTREYIDRVLTRITLWGAIYISAVCVLPMMLIQHFNVPFYFGGTSLLIVVGVAMDFMGQIESYLISRQYEGLMAKGRIKGRNSF
- the map gene encoding type I methionyl aminopeptidase, coding for MKKFRGIYLKNDNEITLLREAGRIVAAILEELRIQVAPGVTTMEFENLALDLCEKYKVKPAFKGYLGYPFALCCSVNEEVVHGFPSGRVLVEGDLVSFDMGVVYKGFYGDSALTVPVGRVDARAEELLSVTRTSLFEGIDQAKLGNDLYDISRAVQKYVEGRGFSVVRRFVGHGIGKHLHEKPEVPNFAPPGASRVPLQPGMVLAIEPMVTAGGPEVEVLSDKWTAVTKDRSLSAHFEHTVAVTKHGPVILSVRD
- the rpsD gene encoding 30S ribosomal protein S4; amino-acid sequence: MARYTGAKCRLCRREGAKLFLKGDRCFTDKCAYERRPYAPGQHGRIRKKMSDYAVQLREKQKVRRMYGILEEQFRAYFQRADMKKGVTGDNLLIFLERRMDNVVYRMGFANSRNQARQLVRHGVITLNGKRVTVPSIQVKTGDVIGIRDQNRESPIIKEAQQVIARRGCPSWVEVDGAALKGKVNAMPTREDIQFPINEQLIVELYSK
- the rplQ gene encoding 50S ribosomal protein L17 codes for the protein MRHNKSGRKLGRNASHRKALFRNMARSLMTFERIRTTEQKAKELRRVAEGLVALALKDDLHARREAYKVLGNHQLVAKLFNEIGPRFVGVSGGYTRVVKLGLPRAGDCASLAIIELTRRAGADDKAKAVGAKPAAKAPKTEQKADVDGAGSRAATDAS
- the rpmD gene encoding 50S ribosomal protein L30, whose translation is MPGTVTVTLVKSAHGRPPKQRGTLNALGLTKIRQERTFTKNETVLGMIAKVEHLVEVSES
- the rplO gene encoding 50S ribosomal protein L15, with amino-acid sequence MKLHELYPFPEERKSRKRLGRGRGTGQGCTAGKGNKGQNARAGGGAQPWFEGGQMPLARRLPKRGFKNFDFKVTYSPLNLDRLFTVFAGKTEITLEDIYASGLCPKNAAVKVLSRGEGAAVTVEAHKFSKKAAEKIAAAGGKAVALEAKTASETSSPS
- the rpsK gene encoding 30S ribosomal protein S11, giving the protein MAKPRRSGKKEKKNIPSGIAHIQATFNNTIITFTDSRGNVVSWATSGNAGFKGSRKSTPFAAQIAAENAARKAQEHGMRTVGILVKGPGSGREAAMRAINNAGFRVSFIRDITPIPHNGCRPPKRRRV
- the rpsM gene encoding 30S ribosomal protein S13, encoding MARIAGVDLPRKKRMDIALTYIYGIGRATALRILDVTGVDWTKSSDDLSAEETNNIRKEIEQNHKVEGDLRRDVSANIKRLMDIGCYRGLRHRRGLPVRGQRTHTNSRTRKGPRRSVMSKKKK